One genomic window of Arachis hypogaea cultivar Tifrunner chromosome 8, arahy.Tifrunner.gnm2.J5K5, whole genome shotgun sequence includes the following:
- the LOC112708453 gene encoding MLP-like protein 43, which produces MALSGKLSIEIVIHAPAGKFFNFVTKSLHQAQNICERVHHTKLHQGEDWHSIGDSVKHWTYVVDGKVTTCKETIESIDERNKTIKFNFFDGDISQQYKVMKLSIQEIDNSNGSVSAKWTLEYEKINDNVEAPYGYMELYDKSTKEMDAHLLKA; this is translated from the exons ATGGCACTGAGTGGTAAGCTTAGTATTGAAATTGTGATCCATGCACCTGCTGGAAAGTTCtttaattttgtaacaaaatctcTCCACCAAGCTCAAAATATTTGTGAAAGAGTGCATCACACCAAGCTGCATCAGGGTGAGGATTGGCACAGCATTGGCGATTCGGTTAAACACTGGACTTATGTCGTAG ATGGTAAAGTAACTACATGCAAGGAGACAATTGAATCCATTGATGAGAGGAACAAGacaatcaaattcaatttctttgacGGAGACATAAGTCAACAGTATAAAGTCATGAAGCTCAGCATTCAAGAGATTGATAACAGCAATGGAAGTGTTTCAGCTAAATGGACACTTGAATATGAGAAAATTAATGATAATGTCGAAGCTCCTTATGGTTACATGGAATTGTATGACAAATCTACTAAAGAGATGGACGCTCATCTTCTCAAGGCATAA